Proteins co-encoded in one Ammoniphilus sp. CFH 90114 genomic window:
- a CDS encoding glycosyltransferase family 4 protein, with protein sequence MSKTKKVLIIAYLFPPIGGGGVQRALKMARYLREFGWEPHVLTVDPNYHVSLDHSLLKQLPDGVQIHRSKEIFLGAPPAAAKEKSGDQGGVEKRSIVTRLKQQVFPTLKKLKKHVLVPDDQILWFPYAAKMGLELMKEHQYDAIFSTSGPYTNHLVGIYLKRQTGVPWIADFRDPWTQNMHRPGIPWREWLEERLERMVLRESDILLTVTRSFANNFQQKFNDEIQRLEVIHNGFDPEDYKQLEKVKMDYPDQCSFIYTGIFYKERNPRLFLQAIKELLDEGVLDRKQIRLNFAGVFDYPGYTENADWVNKLGLNDLVHVLGHLPHQAALSELKKSDILLLIGDTAPGSGDYIPGKLFEYMAIGKPMLALSLKGESTHIIEKYQLGQVVDPGSLEEIKQGIINLYEEWLEAKEGKDRNQEVNRPSTLIYERKEQAKMLASLLNDLQRN encoded by the coding sequence ATGTCAAAAACGAAAAAAGTGCTGATTATTGCTTATTTATTCCCTCCTATTGGGGGCGGAGGCGTACAACGTGCCTTAAAGATGGCAAGATACCTTAGGGAGTTTGGTTGGGAGCCTCATGTATTAACCGTTGATCCTAATTATCATGTCTCTTTGGACCATTCGTTGTTGAAGCAGCTTCCGGATGGAGTACAGATTCACCGTTCTAAGGAGATCTTTCTAGGGGCTCCACCGGCAGCCGCAAAGGAGAAGTCAGGTGATCAGGGGGGAGTAGAGAAGAGGAGTATAGTCACTCGTCTGAAGCAACAGGTATTCCCTACCTTAAAGAAATTAAAAAAGCATGTCTTGGTACCCGATGACCAAATTCTTTGGTTTCCCTACGCAGCCAAGATGGGACTCGAGCTGATGAAGGAGCATCAATATGATGCCATTTTTTCTACGTCTGGTCCCTATACGAATCACCTAGTAGGTATTTATCTCAAGCGACAAACAGGAGTGCCTTGGATCGCAGATTTCCGTGACCCGTGGACGCAGAATATGCATCGTCCTGGTATCCCATGGAGAGAATGGCTAGAGGAAAGACTGGAACGGATGGTCTTGCGGGAATCAGATATTCTCTTAACTGTGACAAGGTCCTTCGCGAATAACTTCCAGCAAAAATTTAACGATGAGATTCAGCGTCTCGAGGTCATCCACAACGGATTCGATCCGGAGGATTATAAGCAGCTAGAGAAGGTAAAGATGGATTATCCTGATCAATGCAGCTTTATTTATACTGGGATATTCTATAAAGAGCGAAATCCAAGACTTTTCTTGCAAGCTATTAAGGAGTTGCTTGATGAGGGAGTCTTGGACCGAAAGCAAATTCGATTAAACTTCGCTGGTGTCTTCGATTATCCGGGATACACAGAGAATGCAGATTGGGTGAATAAGCTAGGGTTGAATGATCTTGTTCATGTTCTAGGCCATTTACCTCATCAGGCTGCACTTTCGGAGTTAAAGAAGTCCGATATCCTCTTACTAATAGGAGACACGGCCCCAGGTTCCGGAGATTATATCCCTGGGAAGCTCTTTGAATATATGGCCATCGGCAAACCAATGCTTGCGCTAAGTCTGAAAGGCGAGTCTACCCACATCATTGAGAAGTACCAATTGGGTCAAGTGGTCGATCCCGGGTCACTCGAAGAAATTAAACAGGGAATTATAAACTTATATGAGGAGTGGCTCGAGGCCAAAGAGGGAAAAGACAGAAATCAAGAGGTCAACCGTCCTTCTACACTCATTTATGAGCGGAAGGAACAAGCCAAGATGCTTGCTTCCTTACTAAATGATTTACAGAGAAACTGA
- a CDS encoding nucleotide sugar dehydrogenase: MHSTKHPQVAVIGMGFIGLPLSLSYAMKGANVFGIDVLPHLVEEINEGKSHHLEYYQGKSLSEILKEQLQAGRFQATIDYAEAAKEVDTYIITVGIPVVQGDPNLSYLTSACEQLAKVLKKGDTVILRSTVVPGTTEDIVLPLLEKSGLKAGTDFYLAYSSERIAEGKAFEEFIHMPLALGGVNEASAKRAKEILSFVTEAEITISEIKIVETAKVIENIQRDVNIAMVQQFARFSERMGMDTFELIKVANTHKRVNLLVPGPGVGGYCLPNALYYLLPKARELDVNIEMLEIARKINDSVPSILVDMVEKELVQQGRTLMGSQVAVLGLAMKDFSNDDRISPAHHVVEILLQRGATVKAYDPAVPSSYPYKVGSLEEAVTGSAVLIYLNAQEEFLEIDWNQVLHLMTDSPILLDAKHRIPSRISNQAKLVRI; this comes from the coding sequence ATGCATTCAACGAAACACCCGCAGGTTGCAGTAATAGGCATGGGGTTTATTGGTCTCCCCTTGTCTCTAAGCTATGCCATGAAAGGAGCAAACGTCTTCGGTATAGACGTCTTGCCTCATCTGGTAGAAGAAATTAACGAGGGCAAGTCTCACCATCTTGAATACTATCAAGGGAAATCTTTGTCTGAAATCTTAAAGGAACAACTCCAGGCTGGAAGGTTTCAAGCCACGATTGATTATGCAGAAGCGGCAAAAGAAGTGGATACCTATATCATTACAGTAGGCATCCCAGTCGTTCAAGGAGATCCCAACCTGTCCTACCTTACGAGTGCCTGTGAACAATTAGCGAAGGTCCTGAAAAAAGGAGATACGGTGATCTTAAGAAGTACGGTAGTGCCAGGAACTACGGAAGATATTGTCCTTCCTTTATTAGAAAAAAGTGGACTTAAGGCTGGAACGGATTTTTATTTAGCTTATTCTTCTGAGCGGATCGCCGAAGGGAAAGCCTTTGAAGAATTCATTCACATGCCACTAGCCTTGGGTGGAGTAAACGAAGCAAGTGCAAAGCGGGCGAAAGAAATCTTAAGCTTTGTGACGGAAGCGGAAATCACCATTTCAGAAATAAAAATTGTAGAGACGGCTAAAGTCATTGAGAATATCCAACGGGATGTTAATATCGCTATGGTACAGCAGTTCGCTCGTTTTTCTGAGCGCATGGGGATGGATACCTTCGAGTTAATTAAGGTAGCTAATACACATAAGCGAGTTAACCTGCTCGTGCCGGGACCTGGAGTAGGTGGGTACTGTCTTCCTAATGCCCTATACTATCTACTACCGAAAGCTAGAGAATTAGACGTAAATATTGAAATGCTGGAAATAGCCAGAAAGATTAATGACTCTGTTCCATCCATTCTTGTTGATATGGTGGAGAAAGAGCTTGTACAGCAAGGAAGAACCCTAATGGGCAGCCAAGTGGCTGTACTAGGCCTTGCCATGAAGGATTTCTCCAACGATGACCGGATTAGTCCAGCGCATCATGTGGTAGAAATACTTCTGCAGCGTGGAGCTACGGTAAAAGCCTATGACCCAGCTGTACCGAGCAGCTATCCTTATAAGGTGGGAAGCTTAGAAGAGGCTGTTACTGGTTCAGCCGTACTCATCTATCTCAATGCACAGGAAGAGTTTTTAGAGATCGATTGGAATCAAGTATTACATCTCATGACAGATTCTCCTATATTGTTAGATGCCAAGCATCGCATCCCTAGCAGGATCTCTAATCAAGCTAAGTTAGTCCGAATCTAA